In Streptomyces rapamycinicus NRRL 5491, the genomic stretch ACCGTTCGTCCTCCCGCTCCACGCCGTGGTCCTCGTGGTCGTCGTCCTCCCGGCGCGCGCCGCGGCCGTCCTCCAGCTCGCCGACGCGCCGCCGCAGCCGCTCGTTCTCCTCCAGGACGTCCCGGGCGCCGGAGGACAGCGAGGGGTCGTGCTCCCACCAGTCGATGCCCATCTCCTTGGCCCGGTCGACGGAGGCGACCAGCAGCCGGATCTTGATCGTCAGCAGTTCGATGTCCAGCAGATTGATCTGGATGTCGCCCGCGATGACGATGCCCTTGTCGAGCACCCGCTCCAGGATGTCGGCCAGGCTGGACGGCTCGGCGCCCCGGCGGTCGGGTTCGCGTGCGGCGCCGGTGCGCCGGACCGGTGGGTTCCAGTCGGAGCTCTGGTTCATGTCTCCGCCCTGCCCCGGTAGTAGCGCTCGGTGCGGCGGTAGGAGACGAGTTCGCCGCGGTCGTCCAGCTCGACCTGGTACTCGGCGAGGAGGTCGGTGGAGTCCGGGATCCGGTGGGTCTCGACGACCTCGATACCGATGGTCCAGCCGTCCTCCGTGCGCTCCAGCGAGGTGACGCCCTCCGGGGTCCGCCCGGTCAGCCCCTGCACATGGCGGGCCGCGCTGCGCGCGGCGTCGCGGGCCACGAGGGCGGGACGCCGGGCGCGGGGGCGCTCCCGCTCGGGCTCGCGCCGCTCCCGTTCCGGCTCGCCCTCGCGCCGGTCCCGCTCGGGCTCATGCTCGCGCCGGGCGCGCTCCTCGCGGGACCGTTCCTCGCGCGGCCGTTCCTCACGGGACCGTTCCTCACGGGACCGGGGGCGCGGCCTCTCCTCGCGGTGGCGTTCCTCGCGGGGACGTTCGCGGGGCACGGCTCATACCTCCAGGCCCCCGCCGGGCGGCCCCTGGGACATCAGTCTGCGGACCAACTCGTCCTCCTCCCGGGCCGCCTCCTCCTCGGTGAGCTCCCCGTTCTCCCGGGCCTCCGCGACCTCCTCCAGCCGCTGCTTGATCACCTCGGGGTCGTACAGCTGCCGATGGGCCTCGTCATGGATCCGCTCGGCGATCCAGACGACTCCCCGCACCGGGGCCAGCGGCATCGTGGCCAGGCCGGTGAACAGTCCCATGGCTACTCGTCGCCTTCCTTCCCTTCGAGCGTCGCGTCGGCCACGAAGTCGTACGGCGCCAGCGGGCCGAGCAGTCGCATCCGGACCCGGCCGTGCCAGTGCGCGGCGAGCTCCTCCGCCGCCTCCTCGAACGCCTGCCGTTTCGCGTCCTCCACCAGGAACGAGGCGTTGACCAGCCCTTCGGAGGACGCCGGCTCCTCCGACACCGAGCCCAGCGCGTACGGCGCGAGCCGCCGGTCGAGCTCCAGCGCGTCCACGCTCCGCTTCGCGGCGATGCTGTCCATGACGAGCTGGCCGAGCTCGACCCGCTGCTCGTAGCCGGCCTCCTCGGGCAGCCCCCGCAGCTCGTCGCGGAGCCGTCTGGCCTCCGGCTGTTCGGTCACCACCTCGCGCAGCACGGCGTCCTGGTCATAGCGGGCCCGCACGGTGAGCTGCGTACGGCCGCGGAGCCGGTCGAGGCCGCGGGCGAAGTCGTCGTGCCCCTCGGCCAGCAGCTCGTCCGCCACCGCCGCGGTGTCGCGCACCACGGTGCCGAAGCGGAACGGCAGCACCGGTGAGCCCTGCGCGGCCAGGTGGTCCAGCACCCTGGCGTGGGTGCGCAGGTCCTCGGGGGTGCCCAGCGGCTTGTCGACGGGCACCTCGCTGACCACGGCGGCCTGGCCGCCGTGGCGGACCAGGGTCACCGGGGCCTCCGGGTCCCCGACGGCGGGCAGGTCCTTGACCGACTCATCGGGCCGGTCGTCCGTGACGACCCCGTAGACGTAGCAGGCACGTTCGTCCTCGGCCATCACCGCTCGCGCTCCCTGTGGCTGTGGGAACCCCTGGTGCGCCGGGGCCGCTCGCGCTCCTCGGCCTCGGGTTCCCGGTCCTCGTCGTCATCGTCCCGCAGCAGGTCCGAGACCGATTCCTTGACGCCCTCCAGCGCGCCCTTGGTCTTCTTCTTGCCGCCGCTCTCCTGGATCTCGTCCATGAGGCCGGGCAGACCATGGGTTTCGGTGCCGCTGCGGGCGAGGTCGAGCCGGTTGGTCGCCTCCGCGAACCGCAGATACGTGTCCACGCTGGCGACGACGATACGGGCGTCGATGGTCAGGATCTCGATGCCCACCAGGGACACCCGCACATACACATCGATGACCAGGCCCTTGTCCAGGATGAGGTCGACCACGTCGACCAGGGCGCTGGAACTCGCCCGGTCCAGATACTGACTCTGCTGCTGCCGTGCAACGGTCACCGCGCTCACCCGTTCCGCGGGCGGGGTCCGTCAGCGGCGCGCGCGGCGCCGTGCGGGCTCCTCCTCGTACTCCTCTTCGTCTTCGTCCCGGGGCTCTTCGTCCTCGTACTCCTCGGGCTCCTCGTCCTCGTATTCGCCGTGGCGCTCGTCGTCCTCCTCGGGCTCCTCGCGCTCCTCGGGCTCTTCCTCCTCTTCCTCCCGCCCCTCTCGCTCGTCGTCCTCCACGATCTCGCCGTCGCGCACCACGCCGCGCCAGCCCACGACCTCGTCGGGATCGAGCAGCACCTCGCGCATGAGGTGACGGCGGAAGTGCTTCATCTCCAGGCGCACCCGGCGGCCCTGGGCGCGCCAGAGATTGCCGGTGCGCTCCATGAAGCCCTGCGGCCAGTACTCCAGGACGAACAGGATGCGGGTGAGGTCGGGGGCCAGCTCGTGGAAGGTGATCGTGCCGTCGACATGGCCCTTGTCGGCCCGCGACTTCCAGATGATGCGCTTGTCCGGCACCTGCTCGATGACCTCGGCGCGCCACTTGCGGTGCGACCAGAAGACCTGGGCCTTCCACTCGGATTCCGTCCCGGCCTCGTCCTCGCGGTCCTCGTCGGCCTCGTTCTGGACGTCCTCGACCTTCTTCATGTACGAGGGGAAGTTCTCCCACTCCGTCCAGAGGTTGTAGGTGAGGGAGAGGGGCGCGCCGACGTCCATCTGCTCCACGATGTTGGTGACCTTGAGCTTCTTGCCGCCCTTGCCGCCGCCGTCACCGCCGCCGCCGAGGCCCGGGATGATGCTCTTGGCCTTGTCGACGACCTTCTCCTTGACCTGCTCCTTGATCTTCCCCTTGACCTGGTCCTTCATCTGTTCCTTGGCCGTGTCGACGACCTTGTCCT encodes the following:
- a CDS encoding gas vesicle protein, encoding MNQSSDWNPPVRRTGAAREPDRRGAEPSSLADILERVLDKGIVIAGDIQINLLDIELLTIKIRLLVASVDRAKEMGIDWWEHDPSLSSGARDVLEENERLRRRVGELEDGRGARREDDDHEDHGVEREDER
- a CDS encoding gas vesicle protein; its protein translation is MPRERPREERHREERPRPRSREERSREERPREERSREERARREHEPERDRREGEPERERREPERERPRARRPALVARDAARSAARHVQGLTGRTPEGVTSLERTEDGWTIGIEVVETHRIPDSTDLLAEYQVELDDRGELVSYRRTERYYRGRAET
- a CDS encoding gas vesicle protein GvpG produces the protein MGLFTGLATMPLAPVRGVVWIAERIHDEAHRQLYDPEVIKQRLEEVAEARENGELTEEEAAREEDELVRRLMSQGPPGGGLEV
- a CDS encoding GvpL/GvpF family gas vesicle protein, which encodes MAEDERACYVYGVVTDDRPDESVKDLPAVGDPEAPVTLVRHGGQAAVVSEVPVDKPLGTPEDLRTHARVLDHLAAQGSPVLPFRFGTVVRDTAAVADELLAEGHDDFARGLDRLRGRTQLTVRARYDQDAVLREVVTEQPEARRLRDELRGLPEEAGYEQRVELGQLVMDSIAAKRSVDALELDRRLAPYALGSVSEEPASSEGLVNASFLVEDAKRQAFEEAAEELAAHWHGRVRMRLLGPLAPYDFVADATLEGKEGDE
- the gvpJ gene encoding gas vesicle protein GvpJ — translated: MTVARQQQSQYLDRASSSALVDVVDLILDKGLVIDVYVRVSLVGIEILTIDARIVVASVDTYLRFAEATNRLDLARSGTETHGLPGLMDEIQESGGKKKTKGALEGVKESVSDLLRDDDDEDREPEAEERERPRRTRGSHSHRERER
- a CDS encoding SRPBCC family protein; translated protein: MAEETKGRAGEFAQDLPTDRLLKEAQGLLAALGERALESVTHLGNPVGNPGTGALKGGLEQVKDKVVDTAKEQMKDQVKGKIKEQVKEKVVDKAKSIIPGLGGGGDGGGKGGKKLKVTNIVEQMDVGAPLSLTYNLWTEWENFPSYMKKVEDVQNEADEDREDEAGTESEWKAQVFWSHRKWRAEVIEQVPDKRIIWKSRADKGHVDGTITFHELAPDLTRILFVLEYWPQGFMERTGNLWRAQGRRVRLEMKHFRRHLMREVLLDPDEVVGWRGVVRDGEIVEDDEREGREEEEEEPEEREEPEEDDERHGEYEDEEPEEYEDEEPRDEDEEEYEEEPARRRARR